The genomic segment AGATTAAGCCAAGCTGGTCAAGTATAAATAGTATGCATGCATcacatgaaattttatcaattttataatgcaTTTCGCgggaaacaataattttccatttaaggAAAACGTTGCCATAGAACAAGTACTGGGCAAATATACTTTGTTAAGTTGAAAATCAAACTTGTACGTTTTTACTTACCCTCTTCCGATTTTTTTAAgagatttaaatttgaatttctaaactgaaatttcaatttttattgttattcaaataaacaaattgagaaaatttaaataaatatgaacaCATAATTGTGCAAAATTAAAAGTCAGAAAATGTAAGTAAACAAAGCAAATATGTAAACAAATGAGAAAAATCTGGAAGATAAATACaaggtatttttattaagaagcaaaaataaaaaattccgtTTCTGTTTGTCAGTTCAAAGAAAGTGCAAGGAATGTTTGCTTATTTAAGCGACGATACAGGACTCGTGATCGAAAAGGAATGTTGTCCAAAATAGAAAGGTGCCCCCGGGGTTTTCCATGGGAAGGGGAAGGACGAGTCAGTAATGACATTTTACGACCTTAAAGCTGGCGCCTACCAATAACTCTCAAGGCTGTGGAGAACGTATCGtgtcgaataattaaatttccttccAATCGAAAGTTTCCGAAATTGACTCCTTcgtttttcacttttttacCGTTTCCTTTTTGCATCGAATAGATCGGTTACCATGTGGAATGTTACGAAGAAGCgttcgaaaagagaaaaatgcaGCTAGAGATCATATCGtagaggaaataaaatttatgcttcaatctttttcattctttatctaaaatatatgttaaataaatattattttaagattatCAAGAATCAATTCttgtataatatcaaaagCTAGTTTCAAGAAACAAGAATGTAAATGAtcaattatcgttattatgttattaaaagTCGAggtttttgaaaattctgGGAATAGGTAGAAAAAATTTCGGTTTTATGCAGGCCAATTCCTTAATCGTGATACAACCAGGAGGAAggattctacattttcgacatATTTATCACGAGCTTGCCATTTGCATCACGAAATCACTTTATATATTCAACAGGTCTggaaaaaaattcgaaaaagtcCTTAGTTTCGTACAACGTTTATTGtgaaatactttaataaaGACTCTAAGAATTACTTAATTACTCTCACGCGTCTCTTAAGCACTAACGTTAACCAAGTGTACAGTGTACACGGTTCGGCGCGCTGCGACGATACCGATCGATGGATCAATACGTACAACGTCCCGCAGAAGAAAGGGATAAGGATCGGGAGGGCAAGGATACGGTGGTTATGTACAAAGATGAATAAGCTTAATCGAAGAACTTGTTCCCCTATGCTACGGAAAAACAAGCTCTTCgttctcttttcatttctttcgatCACCATAATCGGCCACAGAAACGTTTCGCGAACGTTTGCTAGGGGAACTCAGACCCACGATACTCTTCTGTCACAATAACACGAATACAACTCAAGAATCCcacaaaaatgataatttaacgGTTATCCCACTTATAAAATTCCGTTTCAATAATAtcacaataaaaagaaaaaacatctCAACTCACGAAGAATTTCTAACTTATCcgcatataataaaatacatcagAATCCTACTGCACttgtttctcgtttcgaaattgaaatcaaCCAGACAACGTCAAGTCGATTATGGTAAGAGATTTCTTATTTCCGTTCGCGACACGTTTTCCGCGCGACGGTTCGACGCGTGTTCTTCGAGGGAAAGCCTTTTGATGCGTTACTTTAGCGTGGTTTCTCTTAGGAACACGCGCCACACGATCTATAGATCTCAACCATGAAGTGCTCATTTGTTCGCGGTGAAACCGTCGCCAGTGGGATCGAGCAGCCACGGGTAATAATTCGGGCACTCCATGCATGTGAACAAGCGAAGAGTTTCGCCAGGAAGTTCTCTGGTAGTCAAGGGACAGGCATTAGGAAGAGAACAGTAGGGCTGGCCCTTCTCGTCGCAGGTTTCTTTCCAATCCTGGAAGTCCCTCAGTGCCGAGAGTTCTGTCGGAGTTTGCATCCACTTGATTACCTGCAAGTGGTATGAGAAGGTATATAGTCAGACGAGATTCTAGGCAAACGTTGGCTGAAATAACTTGGCTATAATGTCTTTCTCTTGgctcaaaattgaaaatttgaagtaggaagttattaataattgaattgttcaaaaaatattatttcgttctatAATTGATGTGAATCATAACCTTTGAGTTTTGCGAACGtctaatgaaatattgtttatatgtaCTGTTAACTATAGAAAGAGGATTAAAACAGTTTTTAAATTGTGATATTCTTCTCCATAAGacatataaatgatataagtATAAATGGCAATGCTATTTTAGCTATCCGTTAAAAACCCGTTAGTTTGTATTCAAACAAACGATAATTGAAGCAAATTGACTTATATGAACGTGAACTTGAATTCAAGTAGCTCGGCCAATCTGGAAAAGGGTTTATGTATTACGAGTTTGTATTCGCTCGATTAGTGGCAAGTAGAACGAGAATGTATTTGGTCAGACGGGgcgcgaaattaatttttgacaaAAGTGACCTGTTTGCGGTGTTCATATCTTTCTGAGTGTTAGAGAGATTTGTTATCGCTCGGTATAAGATCGTTAGCTTATTATCGAGCCATTTGGTtgattgtttatatttaattacatttttgagATTGTCTCGAAATCTGATTTAGCGAGCAAATTTGACACCAACGTATTTAATCTAATGTTACTgtcatttaattttctaattttcttcgatgtaATAAGAAAGATACTCACGTTTAATCTaccgtttttattttataagagTAATCAAAATAGGAATCGTGTTCGAGAATCGAACGAGTACGAAACTAACGCAAGTATTTTCGGTGGTCTACGAGTCGATCGTATAAGATCCTACAAATACAGTGGAGCAGTCAGAGAaatacagagagaaagagagagagagagagttcgTATCGCGTGACTATATTGAAAGCGGAAAATAAATCGACGCaaagcgaaataaataaaagcaagCCCGAGGCTTGATGGATCATGAATGAGAAACGTCGTGAAGCGGTGAGATTGAAACCGGCAGATAAATTGGAATAAGCTAAGAGACTCGTAATAACAGTCTTGGGGAATCTCTGcggaattaaatataatctccGCTTAAGTTGTTTAAAGGAAAGACAATGCGATTCTCAAAGAcgctttgaataatttttaggTTTTCCaatagtttaaaatataattctttaaaataatattcaaaatgtatCTAGTATcgcgaaatataatatttttaaataatatgttgTGTTTCCGTCTTCAtggtttcgtttaaaatttgcgataaatgctaattaattaaacgtcaAAGACGTTTCGAGAAATGTTCTATCCAAGAAACAAATACCAAAGtacaatttcttcaaatataaacTGCTATTAGAGCCGCCGTTTATCCAATTCTGAACCAACTCATATCGCACGGTATTTCTAGGCAATTTCATCCTCGCAGATCAGACATTCCTTCAAATCGCGATCAAACTCACTCACCTGAACCATGGTAACGAAATACACGTCGCTCCTGGCCAACATCTCCTCGATGAACTTGATCAATTCCTCCCTATACTCCTTCTTGCTCTTCAACCACGAGGCATGGAAGTGAAGACCGAGCGGTGCCCTGTTGCTGTTGAAGTGCCTGTTAAAGTTGTGTCTGAGGAGCCTGGCGAATTGTTCTCCAGTCTGAATGTTCGAGCAAGAGTCCACCATGTGACAACCGGGCAGAGACTCGTCGAAAGTGGGATCGTCTCTTCTGTCCAATTCGTTCATCACCATCTCCCAAACAGGATGCGATCTTGATGGACAGTTTCCACCGTTTCCATTGCATTTGTGTGGCATTCTGAAGTACAAAGTGTACGGCCAGATGGGTACACGACCCAACGAAGCCGTGATGGAGGCGTCGTAGACGAAGAATTGGTCAGCCATCATTTCGAATTGTTTGTTACCGCCCACGCGAAGATACGGAGCCCTCATTCCGATAATAGAACCGTCGGTGATGTTTGCGAAACGTTCTATGATGAGTCTAGCTCCAGCCATCTCTGCCAGCCAGTCGTCGTAGGTTCCCTGGGTCCAATATTGTGGGTCGTCTTTGTGGGTCAAAGAGAACACCGCGATTTCGTGACCACGACGGTGAAGGTCTTGAACGGCGGAGTAATTTGTGTACTTGTGAGAGACGAAGAACGTGCCTCTGATCTGGCATCCGTTAGGGTTTTGACGTTGGCCATTGAAGATCTCTTCGTACAGGTCGATGTTATCTACGTTCACGGCTCCGTTGAAAGTGATCGTGATCATTTGGGGTACCTGGGACGGCTCGATGTTTCCGGGGATCCTGGTTCCATCGGCGGAACAATAGCAATCGGGGAGCACGCATTGCGTTGGATCGCAGTCTGGCGCGCGATTTGGATCGGTTTCCACAGCTGCGGGGGAAGATGTGGTGAAGGTTAATAAACAATCCTTAGGGAATTTTGAAGACTCTCGAGAGAGGATGTACGTCTCTGATGttcaattttcatagaaaaattaaaactacgCGTAGTATTGATACATTGTTGGTCAACGACGAGCGTATGTGATTTGTACACGCatcaatttgcataattatcAAAGCGtaaaattacgtataaaaCAAGTATAAAATCATTACGACATTGTTCATTGTAGTGGACGTACTGCGTTAAAGTTCAATTATACCATCTTTTCTTGCGAGATCGTTAAAGCGATATTGAGAAAACagaaattcgaatttaaagGATTGACGTTCAAAGCTTCCACTGTAACGTATCGACAGATTTTCCTCGCATCGAAAGTCACCGATTGCTATACCTCGCTATCCGCACTTGTGACCAAAAGAAGCGCGGATTGCGATCGCGAATCGATTAAATCGACACTTACTGCACGCATTCTCGTCGGATTCGTCCTTGCAGTCGGGTTTACCGTTGCAGAAGAGCTCCTTGTCCACGCACTCGCCGTTGCCGCACGACAATTTCCCTTCGGGGCAGACTGGTTCGTCGGTCCTCAGGATGGGCAACACCTTACGCGGCTCTGCAAACGTAATCCTCGTTAACGGGCCGACTTGTCGGCTGATACGCGACAACCAATCGCTACTACGGGACCATTGGCGTTCACCATAGCTGTAACTTCTACTTTTACTTCGCCCAATTTATGTACAAAAGATCGTGGCGCGCTCACCAGTGGCGCAGGAACCTGTGACACTACTTGGAGAAATATATTCCCGAAGAGATCGATTAACCCTCTATCAATGGAAATAACAGGTCTCGTAGTTAAAACTACTTACAGGATAGGATActataatattagaataaccGATTTATTTTCTGCATGGAAAATCTTTGGTAGGGTTAAAGGTTTGTTACTGTGCGGGATTAATTGTGACCCAAAGCTACGGTACCTCGCCAGCTTGGATATTAAGTATCGGACTAATTACATCTTGTACGTCCAGTTACGGTTTCCTGCCAGTGTAATCTGGTATCTATGTACATGTGGACTTTACGTACAGATGTGGACAGCTTTCTTAACACCCTCGTGATTGTCTTCGATCGTGAATGTAACGAAATTAACTTTGGAATACTATAGTGAGATACCATGTTCCTTACTTGTATCTGTTTGTTCGCGTTGTTTATTCGTCGTTATTCTGGCTATTTGTAAAGGATATACACGATGCGCTGTTATTCACGGCGCGAGCTAAATCACGAAGGTATTAAGCAATTCATCAGAGGATTTGGTTTGGCCTTGCGTTAACAGTTCCTACGCCACTGCGTTCAACCGGCCTTTTCGTTAGCCTCTCTTCAATTCCTTTTCGTTCGAGGAATTTCCCTCTGATTTCTAGTCGCCTCGCGACTGGAAAAGCGCAGCAGAACCGACGTGATGGGCGTGACGAAGGAaacgaattagaaaatttaataaaagaaaatcctCGTGAATCGGTCTTGAAGATCTTCCAAAAAGAACCGCAGATTTCTCCGGCGAATTCTTTGCTCGAGAAACCTTCAAGATCGTTGGGAATACGACGGAACGAAAGACACGAAATGGCGACAGGCAGAGTGTTGGAGAGACGAAACATCGACGAGCTAACGTTGCCCATCACGAGAAGAGTTCACGTCGAGAGTATCGTTTGTATCGTTGGCTCGCAGCGATTCGCACGTAGCTAATTCCATgatttattacgaataaaaacATCGACTTACGAAAGTATccgaatatttgtaaaaacttTTCCTGAATATATCATGTACACTATACgaaatattctgtataatatacgtaatatgttcataaatatttcctatgCTAAAtcttcgaatactttcgcgagtcactgtaaataaaatgagaagaaatatggatacacacacacacacacacacacacacacacgcaggCACTGTTGAGATAATAATGAGAGAGAATAGAGATACGTGGTGAAGAGATGGACTGTTGCGAAAGGCGAAAACAGGCAGcgcagaaataaaaagtgagACGGTGCCTCGACGTGCCACGCGTCGAGAGAACGAGCGCGAGAAAAGAGAATTGCAAGTGGACCAATACACGCATAGATATCCACATACAGGCTCATGTATAAACAGGTACACGCATACACATGGcgagcagagagagagagagaaaaaaaaatagacgGAGAGCACACGAGACTGGTccgatttaatttcattcgcggCGCTGCGCTTTCAACTCGTAATGCAGTTTGCTCGaaacataaaagaaacaagataATCTTCGCGGTTGAATTATTAACTCtgtaatttttctcctttacCTTCTACGCCTCTTTCGTTTCAGTTATTCTAATTAGAGGTAATATTTCTTTACCGAGCTTTCTAGTTCGCTTGAAATTacaagtttattaaaaatcggtcattttttaatagtttctgACGCAACAAGGATTTATCGTTACGATCATTGACGCTCGAAAGGCAGAACACAGGAACGAGGTTGCGCCGTGTATTAAAATCAATCGGCTGTAAAGTAAATAGATCGATAATTCACGGTACGTAccacgaataaaaatgttcaatataCATAATGTTCTCGAATATTATAGAACTGTCTGGTTAATTAACTTTCTAAATGTTTTTACGATACGGTTCCAATCCAGACGGATCGAAACGTTGGAAACAAAAACTTTCTAAGAAAAAAACGAACGTCGTAAACGTTTGTAGATTTTCTAGCAGATACAATCTACAAAATTCTCCTCGTAAATTAAGCTGAACAGCGTGCAAAGTGAATCGATCTATCAAATTCTGATCGCAAATGAAGCCTAACGCCGTTTAAAGCGCGAACGATTCGATGATCGAACCAAGCGTCATTTGCATTTCCTTGAAAGTGAGCAATCGCCTGTTTCTTTTCTCGCACGAAACCAAATCGGAGCAAACAGGTCTCGCGTGAGCACGGGCAAACCGAGACGCGCGCTTCGAAACGGAAGCGGAGGAATTCGACTCGGTTGCGACGACAACGAGTgcgcgaaatgaaaaaaaagaaaagaatggcTACAGCGCGAGAACAGAGGAAGATAGAGATCGGCAGCTGGAAAACGCTGCGTTCGCAACGGGGTAAGATGAGATTAATCcggtgagaaagagaaagaaggaaggagagAATTAATATGATTGATCGCTCGAATACTTCGCACAGGTTTCGAGCGGTAAAAGCGAACGAGTCGACTAAATAACAAGGAGCCGTTCTAAGGAGGCCAGATCGTCGAAGCGAAACCGATCTGGATGTGGACAGACAGAgcaagagagacagagagagaatataacgggagaaagaaaaagaaaaagagaaagagtgaTATATGCGTATGTATAGCGAGACAGATAGAcgagagacag from the Bombus pyrosoma isolate SC7728 linkage group LG11, ASM1482585v1, whole genome shotgun sequence genome contains:
- the LOC122572793 gene encoding chitin deacetylase 1, with the translated sequence MTATTTTAAAATMSPKFLFLLGSLFLFAGTQVRAQDEEGADGIDANAEELCQDRPGDEYFRLNVEGDCRDVVRCDKASEIGVTRLATVRCPTGLAFDIERQTCDWKTNVKNCDQLEKPRKVLPILRTDEPVCPEGKLSCGNGECVDKELFCNGKPDCKDESDENACTVETDPNRAPDCDPTQCVLPDCYCSADGTRIPGNIEPSQVPQMITITFNGAVNVDNIDLYEEIFNGQRQNPNGCQIRGTFFVSHKYTNYSAVQDLHRRGHEIAVFSLTHKDDPQYWTQGTYDDWLAEMAGARLIIERFANITDGSIIGMRAPYLRVGGNKQFEMMADQFFVYDASITASLGRVPIWPYTLYFRMPHKCNGNGGNCPSRSHPVWEMVMNELDRRDDPTFDESLPGCHMVDSCSNIQTGEQFARLLRHNFNRHFNSNRAPLGLHFHASWLKSKKEYREELIKFIEEMLARSDVYFVTMVQVIKWMQTPTELSALRDFQDWKETCDEKGQPYCSLPNACPLTTRELPGETLRLFTCMECPNYYPWLLDPTGDGFTANK